Within the Nocardioides aurantiacus genome, the region CCGTGGACCAGGTGGCCGCCGGTCAAGGTGGCCTCGACCTCGACGGGCGTGCTGACCCCGGCGTGGCGCAGCGACGCCGAGACGTCGGTGAGCCAGGTGGTCGCACCGTCTCGCACGACCGCGAGGTCACCGGCGCGCTCGGGGTCGGCGACCGTGGCCAGCACGGTGGCACCGTCGGGGCTCGCGGCGTGGCCGGCGACGACCAGCCGGCCGTCGAGCAGCACCTCGGCTTCGTGGACGCCGTCGGGGTCCAGCGCCACCAGGCGCACCCGCCCGCGGTGCTCGTCCTGCACCAGCACGCGGCCGCCGGCCACGACCAGCGCCGCGGAGCCGCCGGCCAGCTCGAGGTCGGCCTCCTCGGTGAGCGGACGCAGGTCCACCTCCTGGTCCGCGACCGGCCGCTCGGTGACCCACGCCCGCGCCTTGCGGCCCACGAAGCCCAGCCCGTCCGGGCCGGTCTCGGTGCCGGTGACGACCAGCCGCCCGTCGGGCGACCACTGCACCCCGCCGAGCGCCCGGTCGCCGGTCAGCACGGCCTGCGGTGCGGGCTCCGGGGCCCCGGCGTCGGCGGCGACGAGGTGGACGCCGCTGCGCAGGTCGGTCTCGTGGCCCTCGTGACGCGAGGAGAGGAAGGCCAGCCGGGTGCCGTCGGGGCTCCACGCGGGCTCGGTGTCGTCGGCGTCGCCGTCGGTGACCTGGCGGGGCGCGAGCGGCAGCACGGGCAGGTCGGCGCCGGGCGTGGCGTCGGCCGGGGGCACGGCCAGGACGAACAGGTGGTGGCGGCGGTCGCGGGTGAAGCCGACGTCGTCGCGGCGGTACGCCGGTTCGGCGATCAGCCGCGCGGGCTCGGCGTCCGGGGTCGGCGTACGCCCCTCGTCGTCGGCGGTGCCGTAGCGGCCGGGCTCCGGCACGCGGGCGGCGTACGCCAGGCGGGTGCCGTCAGGGCTCCACACCGCCGCGCCCGCGCCGAGCGGGTGGTCGGTCAGGCGCAGCGGCTCGCCGCCGTCGAGGGCGGTGAGGTGCAGCTGCGGCGGCGTGCCCGGCGAGGAACGCAGGAACGCCACGCGGCGACCGTCGGGGCTCACCGCGGGACTGCGGTCGTGGTGACCGGTGGTCAGCCGCACCGCGCCCGAGCCGTCGGTCGGCACCCGCCACAGCTGGCCGCCGTAGGAGTCCGAGGCCAGGTCGGGGCGGGTGACCGCGACCACCGCGACCCGACCGTCGGGGGTGAGGGCCGGGCGGCCGCAGGCGTGGAGCAGGTCGAGGTCGTCGGGACGCATCGGCCCAACCTAGCCAGGGGCCGGGGCTCACTCGGCGCTGGTCAGCGCCTCCTTGGTCTTGGCGATGGCGAAGCCCCAGGCCTGGGACACGGTCGGCGAGGGCGGCAGCGCCACCTCGTCGGGGTTGGTCACGACGTCGAGCAGCACCGGGCCCTCGTGGGCGAAGGCCTCGCGCACCGCCTCGTCGACGTCGCCGGGCCGCTCGACGCGCACGGCGTGCAGCCCCATCGCGCGGGCGACCGCGGCGAGGTCGGGGTTGCGGAGCACGGTGCCGAACTCGGGCAGGCCGACCTGCTCCATCTCGAGCTTGACCATGCCCAGCCGCCCGTTGTCGAAGACGACGAGCTTCACCGGCAGGTCGTGTGCCACCGCCGTGATGAGGTCGCCCAGCAGCATCGTCAGGCCGCCGTCGCCGCACATCGCGACCGCCTGCCGACGCCGGTCGAGCGCGCTGGCACCCAGGGCCTGCGGCATCGCGTTGGCCATCGAGCCGAGGTTGTAGGACCCGAGCAACCGCCGGGTGCCGGTCATCCGCACGAAGCGGGAGAACCACACCGTGGCCATGCCGGTGTCGGTGGTGAAGACGGCGTCCGAGGCCGCGTGGCGGTCGACCGCGGCGGCCAGGAGCTCGGGCCTGATCAGGGCGTCGGGGTTGTCGACCTTGCGCCGCAGCAGCCCCTTCGGGGTGTGGTCGTACGCCGGGTCGGTCAACGCCTGCTGCGACTCCTGCCAGGCGAGGTACTCCTCGCGCACCCCGTCCAGGTGCGTCCGGTCCCGGCCCTCCCGCAGCAGCGGCAGCAGCGCCTGCACGCCGAGCCCGGCGTCACCGACCAGCGGCAGATCGACGGCGAGACGGCGTCCGATGTGCGACCCGCGCACGTCCAGCTGCACCACGGTCTTCCCCTCGGGCAGGAAGTCCCGGTAGGGGAAGTCGGTGCCGACGAGCACCAGCGCGTCGCACTCGGCGAAGGCGGTGGCCGTCGCCGGGTTGCCCAGCAGCCCCGACTGGCCCACCTCGAACGGGTTGTCGTCCTCCAGGCCCTCCTTGGCCTTGAGGCTCAGCACCATCGGCGCGGCCAGGCGGTCCGCGAGCCGCAGCACCTCCTCGCGCGCGTCGACGGCGCCCCGACCGACGAGGAGCGTGACCGTGCCGGCCGCGTCCAGGGCGGCGGCGGCGGCCTGCACCGCGTCCGGGTCGGGCACGGCCCGGGGCGACTGGCGCACGAACCGGGGCACCGGGGTGTCCTCCGGGAGGTCCAGGCCGCCCACGTCGCCCGGCAGCGTGAGGACGGCCACGCCGCGGTGCTGCAGCGCGGCGTTGCCGGCGGCCTCGATCAGGGCGGGCAGCTGGTCGACGTGGGTCACCGTCCGGTTGAACACCGCGACGTCGGCGAAGAGCGCGTCGTTGTCGACCTCCTGGAAGAACTCGCTGCCCATCTCCTCGCGCGGCACCTGGCCGCACACCGCCAGGACGGGGGCGTGGGACTTCTTCGCGTCGTACAGGCCGTTGAGGAGGTGGATGGCGCCGGGACCGACGGTGCCCATGCAGACCGCGAGGTCACCGGTGAGCTGGGCCTGGGCGGCGGCCGCGAAGGCCCCCACCTCCTCGTGGCGCACCCCGATCCACTCGATGCGGTCCTCGCGTCGGATCGCGTCGGTGACCGGGTTGAGCGCGTCACCCACCACGCCCCACACCGACCTGACTCCGTGCTCGGCGAGGGACTCGATCAACAGCTCGGCGACGGTGGGCACGCGGACTCCTCGGGGGACGGTGACGGGCGTCGCTCCGGATCCGGAGCCGCCGGGGAGGACGTACCCGCACCACCGGCCGGCGCACGTGACGACGACGATTTGGCCGCCCCGGAGCCACGCTGGTAATCTCAGCGATCGTGTCTGGCCGCTCCGGCGAGCAGGCCGACCCATTGACTCAGCACCACATCCACACCCGACGTAGACGAGGCGAGCCTGCAGTGGCCAACATCAAGTCCCAGATCAAGCGCAACCGACAGGCCGACGCCGCGCACGAGCGCAACAAGTCGGTCAAGACGGCGCTGAAGAGCGCGGTGCGCAAGTTCCGCGCGGCCGCCGAGTCCGGTGACGCCGACCAGGCCAAGACCGCCGCCGCCGCCGCCGGCCGCCAGCTCGACAAGGCCGCCAGCAAGGGCGTCATCCACAAGAACCAGGCCGCCAACCGCAAGTCGGCGATGGCCAAGAAGGCCGCCTCGCTCTGAGGTAGTCCTCGCAGCACCAGGCGTCGCACCCCTCGGGTGCGGCGCCTTCGTGCGTCCCGGGCACCCGTGGCCCCCAGCGGCCTTCAGCCGCCCTCAGCGGCCCTCAGCGGCCCTCAGCGGCGGGGGCGGGCCCGGACGACGTCGAGCACCATCTTCTCCAGGGCGTACGCCGCGTCGCTGGCCTGACCCTTGACGTCGGCGTCGGCCCGGGCGACCGAGCGGATCGCGCGCCCCACACCGTCGGCGTCCCAGCCGTGCGACTGGCGCCGCAGCACGTCGATCTTCCACGGCGGCACCCCGACCTCCCGGGCGAGGTCGTTGTTGCGCATCCCCCGCGGGGCGCCCATGAACTTGGCCAGCCCGCGCAGGCTCCCCGCCAGGGCGCTGGTCACCAGCACCGGCGCGGTGCCGCGCTCCAGCGCCCAGCGGAGCTCCTCGAGCGCCTCGGCCGCCTGGCCGTGCAGGGCGAGGTCGGCGACCGCGAAGGACTTGGCCTCGGCCCGGCCGCCGAAGTAGCGCTTGACCATCTCGGTGGTCAGGGTCGAGCCCTCGAAGTCGCTGGCCAGCTGGTGGGCGGCCGCCGCCAGCGAACGCAGGTCCTGCCCGACGGCCTGCACCAGGAACTCGGCGGCGTCCGGCTCGATGCGGGAGCCGTGGCCGCGCAGCTCCTGGCCGACGAAGCCGGGCAGCTCGCTGGGTCGCGGCGAGGCCGACTTGACCTCCACGACGCGCTCCAGCTTGCGCAGCCGGGTCAGCACGCCGCTGCCCTTCTGGCCCCCGCCGTGGGCGAGGACCAGCGCCACGTCGTCGGCCGGCGAGGCGGCGTACTGCAGGAGGCCGGGGACGGACTCCTCGGGCAGCTCCTCAAGCCGGCGCACGACCACGCAGCGGATGCTCGAGAACAGCGACGGGGCGGCGAGGTCGCCGAGCACGGCCATCGTGAGCGTGGCTGCGTCGGTCTCGGACAGCTCGGCGTCGGCGTCGTGCCGGCGGACCTGCTCGCGGACGGCGCGCACGGCGCGCTCCCCCAGGAACTCCTCCGGACCCGTCACCAGGGTCACGTGACCCAGCGCCGGCCGGCTCTCCGCGCGTGCCATGGCCCGACCTTCTCACGCGGCTCCGACAGTCCCCGGACGCAGGGTCAGGGCGTGAGGTGGCCGGCCACGACCGTGCGGGTCGCGCCGCCGACCCAGAGCGCACCGTCGTCGTCACGCTCGACGTGGACCCGGCCGTCGCGACCCACGGCGGTGCCCTGACGGACGACGTACGACGCGGGCAGGACGCCCTCGCCGACCAGCCACACCGCGAACCCCGCGTTGAGGCTGCCGGTCACCGGGTCCTCCGGGACCGAGAGGCCGGGGCAGAACGCCCGCACCTCGTACGCCGCCCCGAGACGCGCCGCCTCGGCCGCGTCATGGGCGCCGATCACCCCCAGCTCCAGCCCCTGCATGGCGGCGAGGTCGGGCGCGAGGTCGAGCACGGTCCGGGCGTCCCGCAGCTGCAGCCCCAGCCACCCCGGCCCGTTGTCGATCCACGCCGCCCGCAGCACCCGGTCGGGCTCGACCCGCAGGGCCGCCACCGCCCGCTCGAGGGTGGCGGCGTCGACCGGGCCGGACCGCAGGAACCCCGGCGCGCGGAAGGCCCGGCGGTCCGAGCCGGGCGAGGCGCGCACCTCGACCAGCCCGAGCCCGCACTCCTGCACCACGACGTCCTCGCGGGCGGGGACGCCGCCCCCCTCGAGCCAGGCGTGGGCGGTGCCCAGCGTCGGGTGGCCGGCGAACGGCAGCTCCTCGGCGGGGGTGAAGATCCGCACCCGGTAGTCCGCGCCGGCCTCCCGCGGCGGCAGCAGGAACGTCGTCTCGCTCAGGTTGGTCCACCGGGCGAAGGCCGCCAGGGTCGCGTCGTCGAGCCCCTCGGCCCCGTGCACCACCGCCACCGGGTTGCCGCTGAGCGGCCCGTCGGCGAAGACGTCGACCCAGGACACGGGGAGGCTGGTCATGCGACCCAGCCTTCCAGGACCCTGCCGCGTCAGTCACGGCTCCCCACCACCGCCGGCCCACTGCCGCCCGCGGGGACCACGACCGCGACGTCGCCGTCGCGGTCGGTGCGAGCGACCCGCATGCCGGCGTCACGGAGCAACGCGCTCAGCGACGGAGCGGGGTGGCCGTAGTCGTTGTCCTCCCCCACCGAGACCACGGCCAGCCGGGCGCCGGTCGCGCGGACCAGGTCGGGGTCCTGGCTCGCGCTGCCGTGGTGGGCGACCTTGAGGACGTCGGCCTCGATGCCGCCGGTCTCGCGCAGCAACCGGGACTGCGAGGCCTCCTCCTCGTCGCCCATGAGCAGCAGCCGGACGCCGCGGGTGCGCACCAGCAGCACGACGCTCGAGTCGTTGGGCGGCGACTCCGACGCGGCCGGGGGCGGACCGGCCGGGGCGACGACCTGCCACTCCAGGTCGCCGAGCCGCCTGGTCCCGGCGTACGTCGCCCGCTGCACCGGCACCCCCGCCGCGGCCGCCACCCGGGCCACCTCACGGGCGCCGCCGGCCGGCTCGGCGAGGCCGGTCACCTCGACCGCGCCGACGCGACGCCCGCGCAGCACCCCCGCGAGCCCGTCGACGTGGTCGGCGTGGAAGTGGGTCAGCACGACCAGCGGCACGTCCTCGACGCCCAGCCGGCGCAGGCAGCGGTCGGCCGCGGCCGGGTCCGGACCGGCGTCGACGACGAGCGCCCGGCCGGGACCCACCCGCAGCACCAGGGCATCGCCCTGCCCGACGTCGCACGCCACCATCACCCACCCCCGCGGCGGCCAGCCCGGGCTGGGCAGCGGCACCAGCAGCGCCACCAGCGCGAGCGAGGCCAGCACCACGCTCGTCGTGCGCCGCGCCAGGACGTGCCCCAGCAGCACCGTGACCGCCAGGCAGGTCAGGCTGAGCAGCGTCAGCCCGAGCGCGGTGGTCGGCCACGAGGCCGACGCCGACGGCAGGTCGGCCGCCCGCTGCGCCACGGCGACGATCCAGCTCGCGCACCACGCCGCCGGGGCCGCCACCACCGCGCCCAGCCAGGGCCAGACGAGCCCCACCACCCCGCCCGCGAGCCCGAGCACCGTGGCCGGTCCGACGGCCGGCGCCACCAGCAGGTTGGCCAGCACCGCCACGAGGCTCACCTGGCCCGACAGTGCTGCGACCAGCGGGGTGCAGGCGAGCTGGGCGGCGAGCGGCACCGAGACCGCCTCGGCGACCCAGCGCGGCACCCACCGCACCATCCGGTCGCGCCAGGCGGGTGCCAGCCACACGATCCCGGCCGTCGCGAGGGCGGACAGCGCGAACCCGGCCGAGAGTGCGAGCCACGGGTCGAGCAGCAGCAGGCCCAGGACCGCGGCGCCCAGCGCCCGGGTGGCCTGCCGGCGACCGTGCGAGCCCAGCGCCAGCAGGCCCACCACCCCCATCGCCGCCGCCCGCACCACGCTCGGCTCGGTGCGGGCCAGCAGCACGAACCCGGCCACCCCGAGCAGCCCGACCACCAGCAGCCCCCGAGCCCGTACGCCGGCCCAGCGGGCCAGCAGCAGCAGGCTGCCGACCACGAGCGTCAGGTTGGTGCCGGAGACGGCCAGCAGGTGGGTCAGCCCGGCGGTGCGGAAGTCCTCGGCGACCCCCTCGGGCATCGCCGTGTCGTCCCCGTCGACCAGGGCGGGCACCAGCGCCCGGGGTGCGGGGGGCCGGTCGGCCACTGCCTCGCGGATCGAGGCCCGCAGCGCCGCGGCGCCCCCGAGCAGCGGACCCGGCACGTCGACCACGCGGGGCGGTCCCCGGGGACCCAGCACGGCGGCGAGGTCGCGGCTGCGCGGCGGCGCGAGCCGGCCCGACGTCTCCACGCGGCTGCCCAGCTCCACCCGCGACCACGCGGTGTCGCCCAGGAGCAGCACCGGGGCGCGCACCGCGTGCGCCCGCCCCCGACCGCTGACCTGCTCCACCCGGGCACGCACCAGCACCACGTCGCCGAACCGGCCCGGTCGCAGCACCGGGTCGGAGGTGGTCACCAGCTCGACCTGCACCACGGCGCGCTGCCGGGCGAGGTCGGCCACCGGGCCCGACCCCACCCCGTCGACCCGGAGCAGCACCGAGGACACGACGCCGACCCCGCAGCACACCCAGACCAGCAGCGTGGTGGTGTCGCGACCCCGCCGACGCAGTCGCGCCCACACCATGCCCACGACCGCCACCACCGGCACGGCCGACCACGCGGGTGCCAGCACGGCGAGCAGTGCGCTCCCCCACGCCACGAGCGCCAGCGCCGGCAGCCGCAGGTCGTCGACCGACGGCGGCCTCACAGGGTGACGTGGGGGGCGATCTCGGCGAGCGTCTTGTCACCGATGCCGTCCACCTCGAGCAGCTCGTCCACGGCCGTGAAGGAGCCGTGCGTGCTGCGCCAGTCGAGGATCTTCTGCGCCGTCACCGGGCCCACCCCCGGCAACGTCTCGAGCTGCTCGGGCGTCGCGGCGTTGAGGCTGACCAGCGCCCCTGCGGGGTCCGGCGCGGCCTGCGCCGCTCCCGCCGCCGCTCCCCCGGGCCCGGCCGGCACAGCCGCGGCGACCGGCGCGCCGACCAGCACCTGCTCCCCGTCCACCAGGACACGGGCCAGGTTGAGGCCCCGCAGGTCGACCCCCTGCCGGGCGCCACCGGCGTGCTCCAGGGCGTCCACCACCCGCGACCCGGCCGGGAGCGTGGCCACGCCGGGACGACGGACCTTGCCGGCCACGTCGACCACGACCGTCGCACCGGGCGACCCCGTCCCCGACGGGGTGGCCGCCGAGCCCGTCGACGCACCCGGGGAGTCCGGCGGCGACGCCGAAGGCGTCAGCTCGGCCAGCGGCTCGGCGGAGGCGGGGGCGCGGTCGAGCGCGACCGGCCGCGGGCTCCCCCGCTGCCAGACGTAGGCCGCCAGGGCGATCCCCGCCACGACGAGCAGCACCACCAGCAGCGCCTGCCCGCGCTGCAGGCCCACCCGACCCCGCACCGTGCTCGGCAGCGCATCGGCCACCCACGCACGGGCCCCACCACCGAGCCGCGCCCCCACCCCCGGCGGCCGCTGACGCGCGTGCCGACCCACGGGCCGGACCACGACCGGCGGCCCGACCAGCGGCCCGGCCGGCGGACCGGCCCCGCCCTCGGCCCCGGGCGGCTCCTCGACGGCGTCCGGCACCTCCCAGGGCGCCGGCTCGTCGTCGACGCGCCGCAACCCGGCCGCCTCCAGCTCCCGCCCCAGCAGCTCGAGCCGACGACGGGCCGCCGCGGCGACCTCCTCCTGCGACTGCCTGCCCCTGCCGACCATGACCGCGACGCTAGGAAGCGGGCGCCGCCCCCACCAGGGCCACGCGGCACCCTGTGGACGACGCGGGTCAGGAACCCGCCTGTGGAGGCCGGG harbors:
- the holA gene encoding DNA polymerase III subunit delta translates to MARAESRPALGHVTLVTGPEEFLGERAVRAVREQVRRHDADAELSETDAATLTMAVLGDLAAPSLFSSIRCVVVRRLEELPEESVPGLLQYAASPADDVALVLAHGGGQKGSGVLTRLRKLERVVEVKSASPRPSELPGFVGQELRGHGSRIEPDAAEFLVQAVGQDLRSLAAAAHQLASDFEGSTLTTEMVKRYFGGRAEAKSFAVADLALHGQAAEALEELRWALERGTAPVLVTSALAGSLRGLAKFMGAPRGMRNNDLAREVGVPPWKIDVLRRQSHGWDADGVGRAIRSVARADADVKGQASDAAYALEKMVLDVVRARPRR
- a CDS encoding helix-hairpin-helix domain-containing protein, which produces MVGRGRQSQEEVAAAARRRLELLGRELEAAGLRRVDDEPAPWEVPDAVEEPPGAEGGAGPPAGPLVGPPVVVRPVGRHARQRPPGVGARLGGGARAWVADALPSTVRGRVGLQRGQALLVVLLVVAGIALAAYVWQRGSPRPVALDRAPASAEPLAELTPSASPPDSPGASTGSAATPSGTGSPGATVVVDVAGKVRRPGVATLPAGSRVVDALEHAGGARQGVDLRGLNLARVLVDGEQVLVGAPVAAAVPAGPGGAAAGAAQAAPDPAGALVSLNAATPEQLETLPGVGPVTAQKILDWRSTHGSFTAVDELLEVDGIGDKTLAEIAPHVTL
- a CDS encoding PhzF family phenazine biosynthesis protein, which codes for MTSLPVSWVDVFADGPLSGNPVAVVHGAEGLDDATLAAFARWTNLSETTFLLPPREAGADYRVRIFTPAEELPFAGHPTLGTAHAWLEGGGVPAREDVVVQECGLGLVEVRASPGSDRRAFRAPGFLRSGPVDAATLERAVAALRVEPDRVLRAAWIDNGPGWLGLQLRDARTVLDLAPDLAAMQGLELGVIGAHDAAEAARLGAAYEVRAFCPGLSVPEDPVTGSLNAGFAVWLVGEGVLPASYVVRQGTAVGRDGRVHVERDDDGALWVGGATRTVVAGHLTP
- a CDS encoding thiamine pyrophosphate-dependent enzyme, with the translated sequence MPTVAELLIESLAEHGVRSVWGVVGDALNPVTDAIRREDRIEWIGVRHEEVGAFAAAAQAQLTGDLAVCMGTVGPGAIHLLNGLYDAKKSHAPVLAVCGQVPREEMGSEFFQEVDNDALFADVAVFNRTVTHVDQLPALIEAAGNAALQHRGVAVLTLPGDVGGLDLPEDTPVPRFVRQSPRAVPDPDAVQAAAAALDAAGTVTLLVGRGAVDAREEVLRLADRLAAPMVLSLKAKEGLEDDNPFEVGQSGLLGNPATATAFAECDALVLVGTDFPYRDFLPEGKTVVQLDVRGSHIGRRLAVDLPLVGDAGLGVQALLPLLREGRDRTHLDGVREEYLAWQESQQALTDPAYDHTPKGLLRRKVDNPDALIRPELLAAAVDRHAASDAVFTTDTGMATVWFSRFVRMTGTRRLLGSYNLGSMANAMPQALGASALDRRRQAVAMCGDGGLTMLLGDLITAVAHDLPVKLVVFDNGRLGMVKLEMEQVGLPEFGTVLRNPDLAAVARAMGLHAVRVERPGDVDEAVREAFAHEGPVLLDVVTNPDEVALPPSPTVSQAWGFAIAKTKEALTSAE
- a CDS encoding S9 family peptidase, with the protein product MRPDDLDLLHACGRPALTPDGRVAVVAVTRPDLASDSYGGQLWRVPTDGSGAVRLTTGHHDRSPAVSPDGRRVAFLRSSPGTPPQLHLTALDGGEPLRLTDHPLGAGAAVWSPDGTRLAYAARVPEPGRYGTADDEGRTPTPDAEPARLIAEPAYRRDDVGFTRDRRHHLFVLAVPPADATPGADLPVLPLAPRQVTDGDADDTEPAWSPDGTRLAFLSSRHEGHETDLRSGVHLVAADAGAPEPAPQAVLTGDRALGGVQWSPDGRLVVTGTETGPDGLGFVGRKARAWVTERPVADQEVDLRPLTEEADLELAGGSAALVVAGGRVLVQDEHRGRVRLVALDPDGVHEAEVLLDGRLVVAGHAASPDGATVLATVADPERAGDLAVVRDGATTWLTDVSASLRHAGVSTPVEVEATLTGGHLVHGWVVLPDPGVYGEGPHPVLLHIHGGPHAQYDWALFDEAQVAAGAGYAVVMCNPRGSAGYGPDHARAIEHAMGTLDADDVLAFLDHALAADLPLDADRVGVVGGSYGGYLTATLTTRTDRFVAAVVERGYLDATSFVGSSDIGWFFPGGYHGSADAAAQQSPLTHVDGVTTPTLVIHSEHDWRTPVEQGQRWFTALRLRGVRTELLLFPAEGHELSRSGRPRHRRQRFEHLLRWWAEHLPVAKTG
- the rpsT gene encoding 30S ribosomal protein S20 gives rise to the protein MANIKSQIKRNRQADAAHERNKSVKTALKSAVRKFRAAAESGDADQAKTAAAAAGRQLDKAASKGVIHKNQAANRKSAMAKKAASL
- a CDS encoding ComEC/Rec2 family competence protein, giving the protein MRPPSVDDLRLPALALVAWGSALLAVLAPAWSAVPVVAVVGMVWARLRRRGRDTTTLLVWVCCGVGVVSSVLLRVDGVGSGPVADLARQRAVVQVELVTTSDPVLRPGRFGDVVLVRARVEQVSGRGRAHAVRAPVLLLGDTAWSRVELGSRVETSGRLAPPRSRDLAAVLGPRGPPRVVDVPGPLLGGAAALRASIREAVADRPPAPRALVPALVDGDDTAMPEGVAEDFRTAGLTHLLAVSGTNLTLVVGSLLLLARWAGVRARGLLVVGLLGVAGFVLLARTEPSVVRAAAMGVVGLLALGSHGRRQATRALGAAVLGLLLLDPWLALSAGFALSALATAGIVWLAPAWRDRMVRWVPRWVAEAVSVPLAAQLACTPLVAALSGQVSLVAVLANLLVAPAVGPATVLGLAGGVVGLVWPWLGAVVAAPAAWCASWIVAVAQRAADLPSASASWPTTALGLTLLSLTCLAVTVLLGHVLARRTTSVVLASLALVALLVPLPSPGWPPRGWVMVACDVGQGDALVLRVGPGRALVVDAGPDPAAADRCLRRLGVEDVPLVVLTHFHADHVDGLAGVLRGRRVGAVEVTGLAEPAGGAREVARVAAAAGVPVQRATYAGTRRLGDLEWQVVAPAGPPPAASESPPNDSSVVLLVRTRGVRLLLMGDEEEASQSRLLRETGGIEADVLKVAHHGSASQDPDLVRATGARLAVVSVGEDNDYGHPAPSLSALLRDAGMRVARTDRDGDVAVVVPAGGSGPAVVGSRD